The genomic DNA CGGCGGCGTTCATGGTTGAACATTGTAGCCTGCGGATACTCGGCAATATCCGCATTCAACAGCCAAACTTCCCCATTCTCAACTCGTGCGTAGGCCTCTTCAATTGTGATCTTGTTGTTGCGAATGCTTTTGACTTCACTGCCCAGCAGCACAACACCGCAATCCAGCTGGTCGAGTATCTCGTACTCATGCCTGGCGCGGCGATTTGTGCAAACAACCCGGGAATTCGGGTCATCTTTCGAGTTCTTTTTTTGCCCTTTGGCAGCCATTGCGTTTTCTGATCCTGTCGCTGAACTGGCGAGAACCCATGTCAGCCAGTGGTGGTTTCGTGATCGGAGCCGGAAACAGAAGAATTTGCGGGCGAGTGATCCATCCCCTGTGGTGAATTGTCTGCCTGTACATTGCGAGCACTTGGGCGAAAGAACCGTTTCGATTCGTTCACTGCAGTGCGTCGAGTGGCCATGCGAACAAGAAGTGTCAGCAGGTAGTTCTTCCAGCCAGGAACAATGAACTGCCTGCGTTTTTCCATGGCCTTCAGCGCTTTCTTTACGACGCGATATGCCGGCATTGCTGAATGTTTTTCGAGCCAGCCTGGTACTCCGGCAGTATCGAATAATTCAGTCTGGGTCACTCCCGGGCATAAGGCAAGAACAGTGACACCACGACTTCGGGCTTCCGCCCACAGTGCTTCGCTGAAATGGAGAACGTATGATTTACTGGCCGCGTATGCCGACATGAAAGCCACCGGCTGAAACGCAGCCTGAGATGAAAGGTTAACGATCGCTCCGTGGCCCCGATGCAGCATGCCGGGAAGTACGCGGTAGGTGAGTTCTGTGAGAGCCTGAATATTCAGATTCAGCATCCGATGGACATGTTCTACAGACGTCGTCTCAATGTCGCCGATCAATGCCACGCCAGCGTTGTTTACCAACAATTCGATTTCTACGCCCAGCCGGTCGACTTCCTGGATTAAACGCCGCGGTGCGTCTTCGTCTGAGAGATCGATCGTCACGATATGGCAATTCGTGCCGTGTCGAGTATTCAATTCTTCAGCCAGTTGCTTCAGGCGGTCAAAGCGTCGCGCAGCAAGAATCAAGTGCATTCCCCGGCCAGCGAGTTGCGACGCAAATTCAGCACCGATTCCCGACGAGGCACCTGTGATCAGTGCCCAGCGTTCGTTGTAAGTGTCAAGCACTTAGTTGCTTTCAAGGGAGCCGGTCTGATTGATGTACTTCCAGAAATCACCAGACATGAACGTTTACAGGCTGTTAATGGTTGTGAATTGCGAGGATTTGGTCGCCGAATGTAGTGGTCTGAGTCGCAGATTCTACGCATCCGGCCCGCTTCGACAAGTGAGCCGTGTTCGGAGCTAAAAGCGCGGGATAATCGAGAATCCCGCGAAATCCGGGATAAAGCCGCACTGGGAATTTCCGGAACGACGACCTCGTCCAGATCATTCCCATTCTGGAACAGAACGGAGAACTCTCAAGCCACACTCACGGCATTCCAGCTTGCACACGATGCCAGACTTCAACCCGGGCCAGACTTCAACCCGGGCCAGACTTCCGAACCTGACGCTCCACCGTGTCGACGGTCAATATCTGCTGCGTCAACGCGCCAGCCAGAATGCGGTAATGACCAGCAAAACAACGATACTCAGGCAACCACTTCCTTTGGGCTCTTCGATGCCATGCTTCGCCGCGATAAGTTCCACGGCCTGCTTCGCTTCCTTCAATCCTGCCCGGGTTTGGTTGCGGAACAACTTGATGGCCTCCAGCTTCCTGCCGTTCTGCAGCAGGGCAACAATTTCCTGGAGATCACCTTTTCCATCTGACGGGGCGTTCGCATGGAGTGCATCGGCTTCGTTGGGATGCTCCGCCTCGTCAAGCTGCTCTACGGCTCTCTTTGCCTCCGCCAGGTTCCAGCCGGTCTCTTCACGAACTCGTTTGATCGCTTCAATGTTTTGTCCACGGCTCAAAAGTTCGCGAATTTGATTCTGCAATTCATCATTCATTTGATGCCCTCCCATGGACGCGTTGCACACTTTGGTTTCAGGGAAGTCGACAGACCAGCGTGTGATCTTTCCCCCAAATTTCAAGGGAATCAGAAGACGCTCGAATCAGTCGGGTGAGCGAACGCCATGGAAGGGCCGCCAGTGAGATCGTGCCGGTCGTGCTCTCGATTTATGCCACAAAATGTCGGTAGAAATGAACACACAAGGAGATTTCCGCCCACTGCAATTCTCCGGCGGTTCAGGCAGCGTCGTGCTGACCAACGGCACAGAAACCATACAAATGGCATTGTTGAGCCGGGCCGATGCAGAAAAAAGGCCATTTTGCCGGACAACACATCACGCCACAGCCTGTTCGCCGTGATCGCAATCACCTTGGTGCCTTGGATGCGTTCCGTTAGAATACGCCGAGGAGAAACCGGGCAACTCCGGCTGCAACCGTTTTGGGTTGTACAAACGAAATCGTCGAAGGAACGACACCGTGTTAAATCACCTCTCCGCCATTGATGCTGCGTTTTGGATAGTCTTTTGCACGTGTCTGGGGGCCTTGTATTGGGTCTACGACGGATACGGTCGTTGCCTTCAGCTGCTGACGACGTTTCGAAGAACTCCTGGACAGTCGACGCAGACGCCTCGATCGGAGCATGACGAGGCCTTGCTTCCGAGCGTTTCCGTCCTTGTCACAGCACACAATGAAGCGGGACACATCGCGAAACGCATCCGGAATCTGCAGGATTGCAACTTCCCAGCAGATCGGCTGGAAATTGTCGTCGCAGCCGATGGATGCACAGATGCAACCTGTGACATCGTCCGCCATCTGATCAGGAATCGAACCTCGACTGAGCCTGCCATCCGTCTGTACGAAAGCCCTGGACTCGGCAAGACTGCCACGCAAAATGGAGCGATCGCGGATATTCGAGCGGACGTAATCGTCTTCACTGACGCCGATGTCGTCTTTGACCATCAGTTTCTTCGAAGTGCAGCCGGGCAGTTCCTTGATCCACAAGTCGGTGCAGTAGCTGGTCACCTTTTATTCGCTCCACCAGGAGAACACGCCGTCATCTCCGGTCAGGGTTTCTTCTGGAACTACGAACTCAAATTGCGACGTCTGGAGACGCAACTTGGTTTGCTGGCCGTAGTAGCCGGTTCCTGCTTTGCTTTGCGACGTTCCCTTTTTGTTGAGATGAATCCATCCATTGGTGAGGACTGTATTGTGCCGCTGGATGTAGTTAACCAGGGATTTCGAGTTGTCCAGGATGACAATGCTGTTTGTTTCGACCAGTTCGAGTACGGAGCGGATGTCGTCTGGCGAAAACGCATACGAATGACACTCCGAAACTGGCAGGGAACCTGGCTCCGTTCCTCATTGTTGAATCCGTTCAAAAGCACCGGCTACGCCTTTGCGCTCTGGTCGCACAAGCTGGGTCGATGGCTGTCGCCCGTATTTCTTCTGGGTGCGACGATTTCCGGGATCGGCCTCAATGCGATCTCCCCCGGGCCGTTGACCATCGGGGTTCTTTCGCCCCTGGTGTGTTTCTATCTACTTGCATTCGTCGGATGGCTTACAAAAGCCCGAGGCATTCGAATCCCCGGTGCCGCAACCTGCTTCAGCTTCCTTCTGGTGAACGCCGCATTTTTCCTGGGTGTCGTAAAGGCTCTGTCAGGACACCAGATTCATTCTTATCGCAACTTCCTGACATCAACACGGCCGGATGAAGCAACGCACACAGATTCGGGCCGTCAGGCTGCATGACTCACGCTGTAATCAGGCTGCAGGTGACCATGGTTTACAGAAATGGATTCCACGGAGGACATTCCACTATACGGCATTGTGCGAGGAAGGCCGCGACACGAGCCAGACGGCGAATGCGGTTGTAATCGACACGGTTATTGCCGTCATTGTCAGACAGGCAGGCATAGAAGGCAATTCCGGTGTCGCGGGAAGTGGTACGGCATAAAGTATCCTGCGAAGCCCGGCTACGCCATAGGTCAGCGGATTGAGTCGTATCAGCCAGGTTAGCCACCCGGCATCTGCTCCCGGAAAAAACGCGCCAGATACGAGCCACATTGGCATAAGAAAGATGCTCATCACAGCATGAAATCCCTGTGATGAATTCATCGGCCAGGCAATCAGGAATCCGATCGCAGTAAGTTCGAATGCAATAAGTGCCAGAAAACCGGTTGCCATCAGAATTCGAATGAATGACCAGTCGGGATCAAATTCAGGTGCGAGACCGACAAGCGACAACAAGGGGCCAACGGCGATAAAGAGACCCGCCTGAAGCAGAGACAACAGGGTTCCTCCAATCAACTTGCCTAATACGATGGAACTTCGTGAAACAGGAGCAACCAGAACCCCCTGCAGGAAACCTTCGCGACGATCTTCGATAATAGAGATCGTCGAAAAAATGGCCGTGAACATCACGATCAGGACCGCAATACCAGGGAAGAAATACTCCTGGTATGAAAGTGATCGATTCAGAGATTCCGCCCATGACGGTGTCCTGAAAGAGCTTCGGAGACCAGCCCCAAACAAAATCCAGAAAATCACAGGCTGCCCAATCGCCCCCACCACACGTGTCCGCTGACCCAGAAAACGAATCAATTCGCGTTTTGCCAACGCCCATGCCGCTTGGACTGTTGAAGGGGATGATCCACTCATCTTTCCTGCGACTCCTGGGTTTCCGCTGCGCCAGCCAGCGAACCGCCGGTCAACTGCAGGAAGACATCTTCAAGTGAGGGACGGCTGACATAAACGCTTTCGACAAACGCCCTGCACTCTGTGAGAATTTGCGAAGCAAGTTCCCCCGCATTTTCTACATGCATCGTCAGCTCGTTCGAGCTGAGCACTTGTGGGGTGATGTTCAATCGACCGGTACAGAAATCACGAACTTCATTCAGCGCTCGACATGAAACGGTCAGCCGGTCACCGGAAATCTGTGATTTCAGACTGGCCGGTGTATCCGTCGCGACGACGCCCCCATGATTCATCAACATGATTCGATCGCAGAGTTCCGCCTCTTCCATCAGATGAGTCGCAATCACAACAGTTGTTCCCTCTGCCCGACGCACGTCGGCAAGTGTCGCAAAGAACTGCTGACGGGAGCGAACATCAAGGCCGGTAGTTGGTTCGTCCAGGAATAAAACGGACGGTGAATGCAGCAACCCCATAATCAATTCGATTCGCCGCTTCTGCCCGCCGGAAAGCTTGCTTCCTGGGGTGCTTCGGTATCGTTCCATCTGGAACTGCGAAAGTAACGAATCCGATCGGGTTTGAATCGCATGTCTTCTCAGGCCGAAGATCTGCCCATGGCAGCTCAGATTCTGCTCCACTGTCAAACGGGGATCGATGGCCGGAGACTGAAACGTAATGCCGATCGAAGCACGAACACTCTGTGGCTGTGCAGCCAGATCAAATCCATTGACGACGGCCCTGCCTTTCTGGACAGGCAGAAGCGTGCACAGAATGCGAAACAGAGTTGTTTTGCCCGAACCATTGGGCCCCAACAGGCCGAACATTTCACCTTTGGGCACTCCAAAAGTGACTCTGTCGACAGCCAACTGCGTGCCATATCGATAGGAAAGGTCCTGTGCAATGATCATGTCAGCAGTCTACCTACGCCTGAAAGTACACGAAAAACGCTCTCAGAGAATGATCCCGGAGAGCGTAAGGTTTCAGGCATCTTTGGACGATCAGAATGACACTGAAAACTATCCCTGATCGGAATGTGCGTCTGACTCAACAGACTCACTGTCGTTGACCGGTTCATGCTCATTGTCCGCATGCTCGTGGTGATACGCCTTAGCTTCGTCACCCCACGAATGATACTGTGGGGCGGTGCTTGTGTAGTATGGAACGCCGATGTCTGGCATCAAAGCGAGGGGCAATCCAATGGCCAATATCGTGGTGGGGGCCAGCAGAACGTACTTCCAGTTTCCTTCGAACTTCAGGTGCATGAAGAACATCATCACGCAAAGCGCTTTGGCCATGGCGACAGCAGTAACCAGCACGATGGTCACAGGCTTTGAAAAGTGCAGAACGTCAAATGCAACCGACAAGCCGGTGCAGAGGCAAAGAAC from Planctomycetaceae bacterium includes the following:
- a CDS encoding glycosyltransferase, which gives rise to MLNHLSAIDAAFWIVFCTCLGALYWVYDGYGRCLQLLTTFRRTPGQSTQTPRSEHDEALLPSVSVLVTAHNEAGHIAKRIRNLQDCNFPADRLEIVVAADGCTDATCDIVRHLIRNRTSTEPAIRLYESPGLGKTATQNGAIADIRADVIVFTDADVVFDHQFLRSAAGQFLDPQVGAVAGHLLFAPPGEHAVISGQGFFWNYELKLRRLETQLGLLAVVAGSCFALRRSLFVEMNPSIGEDCIVPLDVVNQGFRVVQDDNAVCFDQFEYGADVVWRKRIRMTLRNWQGTWLRSSLLNPFKSTGYAFALWSHKLGRWLSPVFLLGATISGIGLNAISPGPLTIGVLSPLVCFYLLAFVGWLTKARGIRIPGAATCFSFLLVNAAFFLGVVKALSGHQIHSYRNFLTSTRPDEATHTDSGRQAA
- a CDS encoding SDR family oxidoreductase, with translation MLDTYNERWALITGASSGIGAEFASQLAGRGMHLILAARRFDRLKQLAEELNTRHGTNCHIVTIDLSDEDAPRRLIQEVDRLGVEIELLVNNAGVALIGDIETTSVEHVHRMLNLNIQALTELTYRVLPGMLHRGHGAIVNLSSQAAFQPVAFMSAYAASKSYVLHFSEALWAEARSRGVTVLALCPGVTQTELFDTAGVPGWLEKHSAMPAYRVVKKALKAMEKRRQFIVPGWKNYLLTLLVRMATRRTAVNESKRFFRPSARNVQADNSPQGMDHSPANSSVSGSDHETTTG
- a CDS encoding ABC transporter ATP-binding protein, with product MIIAQDLSYRYGTQLAVDRVTFGVPKGEMFGLLGPNGSGKTTLFRILCTLLPVQKGRAVVNGFDLAAQPQSVRASIGITFQSPAIDPRLTVEQNLSCHGQIFGLRRHAIQTRSDSLLSQFQMERYRSTPGSKLSGGQKRRIELIMGLLHSPSVLFLDEPTTGLDVRSRQQFFATLADVRRAEGTTVVIATHLMEEAELCDRIMLMNHGGVVATDTPASLKSQISGDRLTVSCRALNEVRDFCTGRLNITPQVLSSNELTMHVENAGELASQILTECRAFVESVYVSRPSLEDVFLQLTGGSLAGAAETQESQER
- a CDS encoding ABC transporter permease, whose protein sequence is MSGSSPSTVQAAWALAKRELIRFLGQRTRVVGAIGQPVIFWILFGAGLRSSFRTPSWAESLNRSLSYQEYFFPGIAVLIVMFTAIFSTISIIEDRREGFLQGVLVAPVSRSSIVLGKLIGGTLLSLLQAGLFIAVGPLLSLVGLAPEFDPDWSFIRILMATGFLALIAFELTAIGFLIAWPMNSSQGFHAVMSIFLMPMWLVSGAFFPGADAGWLTWLIRLNPLTYGVAGLRRILYAVPLPATPELPSMPACLTMTAITVSITTAFAVWLVSRPSSHNAV
- the smpB gene encoding SsrA-binding protein SmpB → MAAKGQKKNSKDDPNSRVVCTNRRARHEYEILDQLDCGVVLLGSEVKSIRNNKITIEEAYARVENGEVWLLNADIAEYPQATMFNHERRRDRKLLLNKREVRKFAEPAGHDGLTLVPLSVFFANGLVKVRLGLCRGRKLHDKRQKMKDLADRRDMQAAQRR
- a CDS encoding cytochrome C oxidase subunit IV family protein yields the protein MSSENHDTHHVNYLAVFAVLCLCTGLSVAFDVLHFSKPVTIVLVTAVAMAKALCVMMFFMHLKFEGNWKYVLLAPTTILAIGLPLALMPDIGVPYYTSTAPQYHSWGDEAKAYHHEHADNEHEPVNDSESVESDAHSDQG